The Oreochromis niloticus isolate F11D_XX linkage group LG2, O_niloticus_UMD_NMBU, whole genome shotgun sequence genome includes a region encoding these proteins:
- the mars2 gene encoding methionine--tRNA ligase, mitochondrial: MRFPLLFATRGCRAVYRLHQKQFLSPVPPLWKHRSSAAVSTQLCKDDRSYYITTPIFYVNASPHLGHLYSAVLADCLHRYKLLQGFNSKFATGTDEHGLKIQQAAEAAGKDPLTFCTGVSKQFRHLFSSCNISYTDYIRTTEQRHREAVEHFWSVLWNKGLIYKGSYEGWYSTQDESFLMPSQVGDALDSLGKEIKVSLESGHKVEWMKEENYMFRLSAFQSQLLDWLKGNPQAVQPERFHQAVLKWLHEDLPDLSVSRQRSRLQWGIPVPGDDEQTIYVWLDALVNYLTVAGYPDKHNQWWHVARHVIGKDILKFHAIYWPAFLLGAGLPLPKVIHVHSHWTVGGKKMSKSLGNVVDPLERSQMFTADGMRYFLLRQGVPDSDCDYTDDKVAKLLNAELADSLGGLLNRCTAPALNPAQVYPSFCPQSFPRAHGGRAVREDYHMLDAVKKLPAVVEKHYETMHIYKALEAVSACVRLTNGFVQRHTPWKLDRKNSEDERWIDTIIHISLECLRIYGTLLQPIVPETSNKLLSRLGVQPHERSWAALNFLARYQGMDCPFEGRALGSDSGVLFSRLEPHNADKQKPKKTKKSAN; this comes from the exons ATGAGGTTCCCCCTTCTGTTTGCTACCAGAGGATGTAGAGCGGTTTACAGACTCCATCAAAAGCAGTTTTTATCACCGGTTCCACCTCTCTGGAAACATCGGAGCAGCGCTGCTGTGAGCACTCAGCTATGCAAAGATGACAGAAGTTACTATATAACTACTCCCATCTTCTATGTCAACGCTTCACCTCATTTAGGACACCTGTACTCAGCTGTCTTAGCAGACTGCTTACACAGGTACAAACTACTGCAGGGATTTAACTCAAAGTTTGCAACAG GCACTGATGAACATGGCTTGAAAATCCAACAAGCTGCTGAAGCTGCAGGAAAAGATCCCCTGACCTTCTGCACGGGTGTGTCCAAGCAGTTCAGACATCTCTTCAGCAGCTGCAACATATCGTACACAGACTACATAAGAACCACTGAGCAGAGACACCGTGAGGCTGTGGAGCATTTCTGGTCGGTGCTGTGGAACAAAGGGCTCATCTACAAGGGGAGTTACGAAGGCTGGTACTCCACGCAAGATGAAAGCTTCCTTATGCCCTCTCAAGTCGGTGATGCTTTGGACTCATTAGGGAAGGAGATCAAAGTGTCGCTGGAGAGTGGACACAAG GTGGAGTGGATGAAAGAGGAGAACTATATGTTTCGCTTGTCTGCGTTTCAATCTCAGCTGCTTGACTGGCTCAAAGGAAATCCTCAGGCTGTACAGCCTGAGCGTTTTCACCAGGCTGTACTAAAGTGGTTGCATGAAGACCTTCCTGACCTCTCGGTGTCCCGTCAGAGAAGCCGTCTTCAGTGGGGGATCCCAGTCCCCGGAGATGATGAACAGACTATCTACGTATGGCTAGATGCTCTGGTGAACTACCTCACAGTAGCTGGATATCCAGATAAACACAACCAATGGTGGCATGTGGCCCGCCATGTTATAGGAAAGGACATCTTAAAATTTCACGCCATCTACTGGCCAGCTTTTCTCCTAGGAGCTGGACTGCCACTGCCAAAGGTGATTCATGTGCACTCCCACTGGACAGTAGGAGGAAAGAAGATGTCTAAAAGTTTGGGCAATGTGGTCGATCCTCTTGAACGCTCACAAATGTTTACAGCTGATGGTATGAGATACTTTCTCCTGCGTCAGGGTGTTCCTGACTCGGACTGTGATTACACAGATGACAAAGTTGCCAAGCTGCTCAACGCAGAGCTCGCAGACTCTCTGGGTGGTCTGCTTAACCGCTGCACGGCACCAGCTCTCAACCCAGCTCAGGTCTACCCCTCTTTCTGTCCTCAGTCCTTCCCCAGAGCACACGGAGGCAGAGCTGTGCGTGAAGACTACCACATGTTGGATGCTGTAAAGAAACTCCCAGCTGTGGTGGAAAAGCACTATGAGACTATGCATATATACAAAGCTCTGGAGGCCGTCAGTGCCTGTGTGAGGCTCACTAACGGGTTTGTCCAGCGCCACACACCCTGGAAACTGGATAGGAAAAACAGTGAGGACGAGCGCTGGATAGACACCATCATTCACATCTCTCTTGAGTGTCTGAGGATATATGGCACACTTCTCCAGCCAATTGTGCCAGAGACTTCTAACAAATTGCTGTCAAGACTTGGGGTGCAACCACATGAGAGGAGCTGGGCAGCCCTGAACTTCCTGGCGAGGTACCAAGGAATGGACTGTCCTTTTGAAGGAAGAGCACTAGGATCTGACAGCGGAGTGCTATTCAGTCGCTTGGAACCTCATAATGCCGATAAACAAAaacctaagaaaacaaaaaagtctgcaAATTAG
- the zgc:101583 gene encoding magnesium transporter NIPA2 yields the protein MEVTRLDFYIGLSLAVSSSVFIGSSFILKKKGLLRLASKGSMRAGQGGHAYLKEWLWWAGLISMGAGEAANFAAYAFAPATLVTPLGALSVLVSAVLSSYFLNERLNVHGKIGCLLCVLGSTVMVIHAPQEEEVASLSAMSEKLLDPGFIVFAVCVVGSSLILICAVAPRFGQKNVLVYILICSVIGSLSVSCVKGLGIGIKELFAGTAVLKEPLFWALIICLVICVSLQINYLNKALDIFNTSLVTPIYYVFFTTSVMACSAILFKEWLRMNIDGIVGTISGFLTIILGIFLLHAFKDITFTWDSLPFYLRKGPQGFPWGQQPYLALPSYDLQAQDEMNLPREGATNGGWGIHQRAP from the exons ATGGAGGTGACTCGTTTGGACTTCTACATTGGCCTCTCTCTAGCTGTGAGCTCCAGTGTTTTTATCGGCTCAAGTTTCATCTTGAAGAAGAAAGGCCTGCTCCGATTGGCCAGCAAGGGGTCTATGCGAGCAG GTCAAGGGGGCCACGCTTACCTGAAAGAATGGCTATGGTGGGCAGGATTAATTTCAA TGGGAGCTGGAGAGGCTGCCAACTTTGCCGCATATGCATTTGCACCAGCCACACTTGTGACTCCACTAGGAGCATTGAGTGTACTTGTCAG TGCCGTACTGTCCTCTTACTTTCTGAACGAGAGGTTGAATGTGCATGGGAAGATTGGTTGTTTGCTTTGCGTCTTGGGCTCCACAGTCATGGTTATCCATGCACCGCAGGAAGAAGAGGTGGCTTCCCTCAGTGCCATGTCTGAGAAGCTCCTGGATCCAG GTTTCATTGTGTTTGCTGTGTGCGTTGTGGGAAGCAGTCTGATTCTTATCTGTGCTGTGGCTCCGCGTTTTGGACAGAAGAATGTGCTGGTCTACATCCTGATCTGCTCTGTGATTGGCTCGCTCTCTGTGTCTTGTGTCAAGGGCCTGGGCATTGGCATTAAGGAGCTGTTTGCCGGGACAGCGGTGCTGAAGGAACCTTTGTTCTGGGCCCTAATCATCTGCCTGGTAATCTGTGTCAGCCTTCAAATCAACTACCTGAACAAAGCCCTTGACATTTTTAACACATCCCTAGTGACTCCCATTTATTACGTCTTCTTCACCACATCTGTCATGGCCTGCTCGGCCATCCTCTTCAAGGAATGGTTAAGAATGAACATAGATGGAATAGTGGGAACAATCAGTGGGTTCTTGACCATCATTTTGGGAATTTTTCTCCTCCATGCCTTTAAAGACATTACATTTACCTGGGATTCCCTCCCATTTTATCTGAGGAAAGGTCCTCAGGGCTTTCCATGGGGCCAACAGCCATACTTGGCTCTTCCCAGCTATGACTTACAAGCACAAGACGAGATGAATCTTCCCAGAGAAGGAGCCACAAATGGAGGGTGGGGTATACACCAGAGAGCACCTTAA
- the timm8a gene encoding mitochondrial import inner membrane translocase subunit Tim8 A: MDSQGATADPQLQQFIEIESQKQRFQQLVHQMTEVCWEKCMDKPGPKLDSRTEACFVNCVERFIDTSQFILNRLEQTQRSRGSFSETMSD; encoded by the exons ATGGACAGCCAGGGAGCGACAGCTGACCCTCAGCTTCAGCAATTCATCGAAATCGAGTCTCAGAAACAAAGATTTCAGCAGCTGGTGCATCAAATGACGGAGGTCTGCTGG GAGAAGTGTATGGATAAGCCCGGGCCGAAGCTGGATTCGAGGACGGAAGCGTGCTTTGTTAACTGCGTGGAGCGATTCATCGACACCAGCCAGTTCATCTTAAACAGACTGGAACAGACTCAGAGGAGCCGGGGATCGTTCTCAGAGACCATGTCAGACTAA
- the btk gene encoding tyrosine-protein kinase BTK: protein MSDSILEQVFIKRSQQKKKTSPLNYKERLFVLTAEKIFYYDFDTDKAKRKGLKGSVDLEKIKCVETVQPEPNAPQERMYPFQVIYDEGPLYIFSKTEDIRAEWIKKLKELVRFNSDLMQKYHPCFWVDGVWLCCHQEVKQAMGCKVLDSKNGVTSQLSRRSTRKPLPPTPGEKKPTRPLPPQPPDPPASSAGMTVVAEYNYTPMTTQDLELRKDEEYTILEKSDANWWRARDKYGKEGYIPSNYVVEAEDGLERFDWYCKNMNRSQAEKLLKAENKDGGFLVRDSSKAGKYTVSLLTKGGGEAVGSCRHYNICTTPQSQYYLAEKHNFNTIAELINYHQHNAAGMVSRLKHIVSNRARPPSTAGLGYGVWEIDPRYLTFIKELGSGQFGVVKYGKWQGQHDVAIKMIKEGSMSEDDFIEEAKIMMKLRHENLVQLYGVCTKQRPIYIVTEYLANGCLLTYLKEGLKQHPTSIQLLEMCKDVAEGMAYLEAHQYIHRDLAARNCLVDGNGTVKVTDFGLSRYVLDDEYTSSVGSKFPVRWSPPEVLLYCKFSSKSDIWAYGVLMWEVYTLGRLPYERLNNTEIVDQVSRGLRLFRPQLANERVYSIMSSCWLDKAEERPNFQELALTVQDLLYELQ, encoded by the exons ATGTCAGACTCTATACTGGAACAAGTCTTCATTAAAAGATctcaacagaagaagaagacctCACCTTTAAACTACAAAGAGAGATTGTTTGTTCTCACAGCAGAAAAAATATTCTACTATGACTTTGACACAGACAAAGCG AAGCGAAAAGGTCTGAAAGGGTCAGTTGACCTAGAGAAGATCAAGTGTGTAGAGACAGTCCAGCCAGAGCCCAATGCCCCACAAGAGCGCATGTATCCATTCCAG GTCATTTATGATGAAgggccactgtatatattttcTAAGACTGAAGACATCCGGGCTGAGTGGATAAAGAAGCTCAAAGAAT TGGTGCGCTTCAACAGTGATCTGATGCAGAAGTACCATCCGTGCTTCTGGGTTGATGGGGTGTGGTTGTGCTGCCACCAGGAAGTTAAACAGGCCATGGGTTGCAAAGTGCTCGATAGTAAGAATG GAGTGACATCACAGCTATCTCGAAGGTCAACAAGGAAGCCGCTTCCTCCAACCCCAGGAGAG aaaaagCCTACTCGTCCTTTACCTCCACAGCCTCCTGACCCACCAGCTTCCTCTGCAGGCATGACAGTTGTAGCTGAGTACAATTACACACCCATGACAACACAAGACCTGGAGCTAAGGAAGGATGAGGAGTACACCATCCTGGAAAAGTCCGATGCAAACTGGTGGAGAGCTCGAGACAAATATGG gaAAGAGGGTTATATACCAAGCAATTATGTTGTAGAAGCTGAAGATGGGCTAGAAAGATTCGA CTGGTATTGCAAGAATATGAACCGTAGTCAAGCAGAAAAACTGTTAAAGGCTGAG AACAAAGATGGAGGCTTCTTGGTACGGGACTCCAGCAAGGCTGGGAAATACACTGTGTCTCTGCTCACAAAGGGTGGCGG GGAAGCTGTTGGAAGCTGCCGACATTATAACATCTGCACCACCCCGCAGAGCCAGTATTACTTGGCAGAAAAGCATAATTTTAACACCATCGCAGAGCTCATCAACTATCACCAGCACAACGCAGCAG GCATGGTTAGCAGACTGAAACACATCGTATCTAACCGGGCACGGCCCCCATCCACAGCAGGCCTTGGTTATG GTGTGTGGGAGATTGACCCACGCTACCTCACCTTCATCAAGGAGTTGGGATCTGGACAATTTGGAGTGGTGAAGTATGGGAAGTGGCAGGGACAGCATGATGTGGCcattaaaatgattaaagagGGCTCCATGTCAGAAGATGATTTCATAGAAGAAGCAAAAATCATGAT GAAGCTTCGCCATGAGAACCTGGTCCAGCTCTACGGCGTGTGCACCAAACAAAGGCCTATTTATATAGTGACTGAGTACCTTGCAAACGGCTGCCTCCTCACATACCTCAAGGAGGGCCTGAAGCAGCACCCAACAAGCATCCAGCTGCTAGAGATGTGTAAAGATGTCGCTGAGGGCATGGCCTACCTCGAGGCACACCAGTACATCCACAGAGACCTG GCTGCCAGGAACTGTTTAGTAGATGGAAATGGCACTGTCAAAGTGACTGACTTTGGGCTATCAAG GTATGTTTTAGATGATGAATACACAAGCTCGGTTGGCTCAAAGTTCCCTGTCCGCTGGTCGCCACCCGAAGTCCTTCTTTACTGCAAATTCAGCAGTAAGTCTGACATCTGGGCATATG GGGTTTTAATGTGGGAGGTGTACACTCTGGGACGGCTTCCTTATGAGCGCCTCAACAACACGGAAATAGTGGACCAAGTGTCCCGGGGCCTGCGCCTCTTTCGCCCCCAGTTGGCCAACGAAAGAGTTTACAGCATTATGTCAAGCTGCTGGCTTGAT aaaGCAGAGGAGAGACCCAACTTTCAGGAGCTGGCGCTGACTGTTCAGGATCTGCTGTATGAACTCCAGTAG
- the rpl36a gene encoding large ribosomal subunit protein eL42, translated as MVNVPKTRRTFCKKCKKHQPHKVTQYKKGKDSLYVQGKRRYDRKQSGYGGQSKPIFRKKAKTTKKIVLRLECVEPNCRSKRMLAIKRCKHFELGGDKKRKGQVIQF; from the exons ATG GTGAACGTCCCGAAAACCCGCAGGACCTTCTGCAAGAAGTGCAAGAAGCACCAGCCCCACAAagttacccagtacaagaaggGGAAGGATTCTCTTTATGTACAGG GTAAGAGAAGATACGACAGAAAGCAGAGTGGGTATGGTGGTCAATCTAAGCCGATTTTCCGAAAAAAG GCTAAGACTACAAAGAAGATTGTGTTGAGGCTCGAGTGTGTGGAGCCCAACTGCAGATCCAAGAGAATGCTGGCCATCAAGAGATGTAAGCACTTCGAGTTGGGTGGTGACAAGAAGAGAAAG